A region from the Pseudopipra pipra isolate bDixPip1 chromosome 8, bDixPip1.hap1, whole genome shotgun sequence genome encodes:
- the UROS gene encoding uroporphyrinogen-III synthase — MKVLLLKDPKDKDSGPDPYIKELGLYGLEATLIPVLSFEFLSLESLFEKLSHPECYGGLVFTSPRALEAIKICLKENSKKEAWSKSLKQMWNIKPTYVVGKATASLVEEIGLTPQGEKCGNAEKLAEYICSREKPNSSALLFPCGALKREVLPTVLREKGIPLESLTVYQTTQHPDLQKSLSSYFSQQGIPASVVFFSPSGVKFCLQHIQQLSGDVINHVKFAAIGPTTAEALEAAGIPVSCTAGSPTPQDLATGIHKALHTQNCSLPK; from the exons ATGAAGgttctgctgctgaaggatCCCAAAGACAAAGATTCTGGACCAGATCCATATATTAAA GAATTAGGATTGTATGGCCTTGAAGCAACGTTGATCCCAGTTTTGTCATTTGAATTCCTGTCTCTTGAAAGCTTATTTGAAAAG CTTTCTCATCCAGAGTGCTATGGAGGCCTAGTTTTTACCAGTCCAAGGGCATTAGAAGCCATCAAAATATGCTTAAAAGAGAACAGTAAAAAAGAAG CCTGGTCAAAATCTCTTAAGCAAATGTGGAATATCAAACCAACGTATGTGGTAGGAAAAGCTACAGCTTCTTTAG TGGAAGAAATTGGCCTCACCCCACAAGGAGAAAAGTGTGGAAATGCTGAAAAACTGGCTGAGTATATTTGCTCAA GAGAGAAACCGAATTCCTcagctcttctttttccttgtggAGCCCTGAAAAGAGAAGTTCTTCCTACAGTGCTTAGAGAGAAAG GCATACCTCTGGAAAGCCTGACTGTTTATCAGACAACCCAGCACCCTGATCTGCAGAAATCCTTGAGCAGTTACTTCTCACAGCAG GGAATCCCTGCAAGCGTCGTGTTCTTCAGCCCGTCTGGTGTCAAATTCTGCCTCCAGCACATTCAGCAGCTTTCAGGGGATGTGATCAACCATGTCAAG TTTGCTGCCATCGGGCCAACAACTGCAGAGGCCCTGGAAGCTGCAGGGATCCCtgtgagctgcactgcagggagCCCCACTCCCCAGGATCTTGCCACTGGGATCCACAAAGCCCTCCACACCCAGAACTGCTCCTTGCCCAAGTGA